In Halarcobacter bivalviorum, a genomic segment contains:
- a CDS encoding RluA family pseudouridine synthase produces MDKNFIVQETNRLDKFLSSKIDASRNQIEQLINKEYVKVDGKICTKRGLKLKLEQEIEVHFPEAEINPIKDEEFIKESLSDKNIEIIYEDDYILVINKPYNLTVHDAPSVKDATLVDWLKLNNISLSTISGEERHGIVHRLDKGTSGVMVIAKTNEAHAGLAKQLEDKSMGRYYLAIIDLPLKENTIIEKPIARNPNNRLKMSIEENGKNAKSAFCKLANSNNEKYDLIACKLFTGRTHQIRVHLSSINRHILGDNLYGFKGELNKINRFYLHAYNLYLIHPITKEKMSFTAKLSNDMHDFLINNFNMEIVNDKIDESNIIKCFASTS; encoded by the coding sequence ATGGATAAAAATTTTATTGTTCAAGAGACAAATAGATTAGATAAATTTTTAAGTTCTAAAATTGATGCTTCTAGAAATCAAATAGAACAGTTAATAAATAAAGAATATGTAAAAGTAGATGGTAAAATCTGCACCAAACGAGGACTAAAACTAAAATTAGAACAAGAAATAGAAGTTCATTTTCCAGAGGCTGAAATAAATCCCATTAAAGATGAGGAATTTATCAAAGAGTCATTAAGTGATAAAAATATTGAAATAATATATGAAGATGACTATATTTTAGTAATAAACAAACCTTATAATCTAACAGTGCATGATGCTCCAAGTGTAAAAGATGCTACTTTAGTGGACTGGTTAAAACTAAATAATATCTCTTTATCTACTATTTCAGGAGAAGAAAGACACGGGATAGTTCATAGATTAGACAAAGGAACTAGCGGTGTTATGGTTATTGCAAAAACAAATGAAGCCCATGCAGGTTTAGCAAAACAATTAGAAGATAAAAGTATGGGAAGATACTATTTAGCAATAATTGATTTACCTTTAAAAGAGAATACAATTATAGAAAAACCAATTGCTAGAAATCCTAATAATAGATTAAAAATGTCAATTGAAGAAAATGGGAAAAATGCTAAATCAGCTTTTTGTAAACTTGCAAACTCAAATAATGAGAAATATGATTTAATTGCTTGTAAATTATTTACTGGTAGAACACACCAAATAAGGGTACACTTAAGCTCTATCAATAGGCATATCTTAGGTGATAATTTATATGGATTTAAGGGCGAATTAAATAAAATAAATAGATTTTATTTACATGCATACAATCTATACTTAATTCATCCAATTACAAAAGAAAAAATGAGTTTTACTGCAAAACTTTCAAATGATATGCATGATTTTTTAATAAACAATTTTAATATGGAGATTGTAAATGACAAAATTGATGAAAGTAACATCATTAAGTGCTTTGCTTCTACTTCTTAG
- a CDS encoding FtsW/RodA/SpoVE family cell cycle protein, producing the protein MRLFDKRIISHFDYLIVIFVLPLILLSYNLISETNRILANKQLIYFTVALIVFFIIFILPIRRNIRLIPILYWLGIFLLLAVEFWGVTKLGAKRWLSIPFINMTIQPSELFKPVFILMLGHLIHSKPPEDRGYNIKDFLYFSFYILLPFVLIAKEPDLGTALVLLLVGYGILFIVGVNWKIWASIFVTIALASPFIYTNLIKDYQKKRIKDFLSEKPSYQVQQSIIAIGNGGLVGKDAEDATQTQLKFLPIATSDFIFAYFVERYGFLGAIGLIFIYGLLIYHLLSFNYYFHDDYVIRSFASGLGLLIFLNMSINILMVIGYAPVVGLPLPLFSYGGSSFINFIALFAILENLLAFRYMDMYNFERRL; encoded by the coding sequence ATGCGTTTATTTGATAAAAGAATTATTTCACATTTTGATTATTTAATAGTTATATTTGTATTGCCATTAATATTGTTGTCATACAATCTTATTAGTGAAACAAACCGTATATTAGCGAATAAACAATTAATTTACTTTACAGTAGCTCTAATTGTTTTTTTCATAATATTTATTCTTCCTATTAGAAGAAATATAAGGCTTATACCAATTTTATATTGGCTTGGAATATTTTTACTTTTAGCAGTTGAGTTTTGGGGTGTTACTAAATTGGGTGCAAAAAGATGGCTTAGTATTCCATTTATAAATATGACAATTCAGCCAAGTGAACTTTTTAAACCAGTATTTATTTTAATGCTTGGACATTTAATTCATAGCAAACCGCCAGAAGATAGAGGATATAATATAAAAGACTTTTTATATTTCTCTTTTTATATTCTTCTGCCTTTTGTTTTAATTGCAAAAGAGCCTGATTTAGGTACTGCTTTAGTACTACTTCTTGTAGGGTATGGAATTTTATTTATAGTAGGTGTGAATTGGAAAATCTGGGCTTCAATTTTTGTAACGATAGCTCTAGCTTCGCCTTTTATATATACTAATTTAATCAAAGATTATCAGAAAAAAAGAATTAAAGATTTTTTATCAGAAAAACCAAGTTATCAAGTACAACAATCAATTATTGCTATTGGAAATGGTGGTCTTGTTGGAAAAGATGCTGAAGATGCAACTCAAACACAATTAAAGTTTTTACCTATTGCAACAAGTGACTTTATTTTTGCATATTTTGTTGAAAGATATGGATTTTTAGGTGCCATTGGATTAATCTTTATTTATGGGTTACTAATTTATCATCTTTTATCATTTAATTACTATTTTCATGATGATTATGTAATTCGTTCATTTGCCTCCGGTTTAGGCTTGCTTATATTTTTAAATATGAGTATAAATATTTTAATGGTTATTGGTTATGCTCCGGTTGTTGGACTTCCTTTACCTCTGTTTTCATATGGGGGAAGTTCTTTTATTAATTTTATTGCTCTATTTGCTATTTTAGAAAATCTATTAGCATTTAGGTATATGGATATGTATAATTTTGAAAGGCGATTATAA
- the speB gene encoding agmatinase, with protein MEAQGSTFIGFDDSFEESKAVLFGVPFDGTTSFKPGTRFAPSAMREDSWGLESYSPYQDKDLEDLKLFDYGNLEVPFGDKKKALRMIQEMTQEIIDAGKIPVMIGGEHLVSLGPVKALSKKYEDLHIIHFDAHTDLRKDYLGESLSHATVLRRIYDQVGDGKINQFCIRSGLKEEFEWAKEHVHLEKFTYTTLEQRVETLINKPVYITVDLDVFDPSVFPGTGTPEPGGIDFHDMLEIISILGRLQNVVGLDVVELSPKYDASGVSTAVACKTLRELVLATIK; from the coding sequence ATGGAAGCACAAGGTTCTACTTTTATAGGATTTGATGACTCATTTGAAGAGTCAAAAGCAGTTTTATTTGGAGTACCTTTTGATGGTACAACATCGTTTAAACCAGGAACAAGATTTGCTCCAAGTGCGATGAGAGAAGATTCATGGGGATTAGAGAGTTATAGCCCTTATCAAGATAAAGATTTAGAAGATTTAAAACTTTTTGATTATGGAAATTTAGAAGTTCCTTTTGGAGATAAGAAAAAAGCATTAAGAATGATTCAAGAAATGACTCAAGAAATCATTGATGCAGGTAAAATTCCTGTTATGATTGGTGGAGAGCATTTAGTATCTTTAGGACCTGTAAAAGCTTTATCTAAAAAGTATGAGGATTTACATATTATTCATTTTGATGCTCATACAGATTTAAGAAAAGATTACTTAGGTGAGTCTTTAAGTCATGCAACTGTATTAAGAAGAATTTATGACCAAGTTGGAGATGGAAAAATTAATCAATTCTGTATTAGGAGTGGATTAAAAGAGGAGTTTGAATGGGCAAAAGAGCATGTTCATTTAGAAAAATTCACTTATACTACTTTAGAGCAAAGAGTAGAAACATTAATAAATAAGCCTGTTTATATTACAGTTGATTTAGATGTTTTTGACCCTTCTGTTTTTCCAGGAACTGGTACTCCTGAGCCAGGGGGAATTGATTTCCATGATATGTTAGAGATTATCTCTATTTTAGGAAGACTTCAAAATGTAGTAGGGCTAGATGTTGTTGAATTAAGTCCTAAATATGATGCAAGTGGAGTGTCTACAGCAGTTGCCTGTAAAACTCTAAGAGAATTAGTATTAGCTACAATTAAATAA
- a CDS encoding fibronectin type III domain-containing protein — translation MTKLMKVTSLSALLLLLSGCSYKDFNNTKPKINDTLEVVDSASIRSIPDINAIAFEWRKVDDPRVTGYHFYRANLQKDGTKLKLIDTIDNRYTTHYVDDNVEPNTKYVYKISSATPSEVESRTTSDYIVSTLPLMEGVSFIQAISNLPRQIKIVWRPHQSERIESYEVQRKTPNTSEWKKIEAIDGRLQAEYIDLDLEDNVVYHYRVIAKTFDGLETLPSALVKAQTKPLPEGILSLKATTDLPRKIALNWEPSKSEDVIKYNIYRSTDAESGFDIVKAVNAQTLNYEDFVNEDGKVYFYKVSSIDKDGLESNLNVNAVMGITLNKLRKPVMTLAQIQGAKAILNWQAGDDRAESYTVYKTIKEGFFKAKTIKFQGINALRFEDKDIVRGVQYSYAIQAVDKNGIHSEITKETELVLPKLAEIN, via the coding sequence ATGACAAAATTGATGAAAGTAACATCATTAAGTGCTTTGCTTCTACTTCTTAGTGGATGTAGCTACAAAGACTTTAATAATACAAAACCTAAAATAAATGATACTCTGGAAGTAGTTGATTCTGCTTCTATTAGAAGTATTCCTGATATAAATGCTATTGCTTTTGAGTGGAGAAAAGTTGATGACCCTAGAGTTACTGGTTATCATTTTTATAGAGCAAACTTACAAAAAGATGGAACTAAATTAAAGTTAATTGATACAATTGATAATAGATATACTACTCATTATGTAGATGATAATGTTGAGCCTAATACAAAATATGTATATAAAATCTCTTCTGCAACACCTAGCGAAGTTGAGTCAAGAACTACAAGTGATTATATAGTTTCAACACTTCCACTAATGGAAGGGGTTAGTTTTATACAAGCAATTTCAAATCTTCCAAGACAAATAAAAATTGTATGGAGACCACACCAAAGTGAAAGAATTGAAAGTTATGAAGTTCAAAGAAAAACTCCAAACACAAGTGAATGGAAAAAAATTGAAGCAATTGATGGTAGACTTCAAGCTGAATATATTGATTTAGATTTAGAGGATAATGTTGTTTATCACTATAGAGTTATTGCTAAAACTTTTGATGGATTAGAAACACTTCCAAGTGCTTTAGTAAAAGCTCAGACAAAACCTTTACCAGAAGGTATTTTAAGTCTTAAAGCAACTACAGACTTACCAAGAAAAATTGCTTTAAACTGGGAACCTTCAAAATCAGAAGATGTTATAAAATATAATATTTATAGAAGTACAGATGCAGAGAGTGGATTTGATATTGTAAAAGCTGTAAATGCACAAACTTTAAATTATGAAGATTTTGTAAATGAAGATGGGAAAGTATACTTTTATAAAGTTAGTTCTATTGATAAAGATGGTTTAGAGAGCAATTTAAATGTAAATGCTGTAATGGGTATTACATTAAACAAATTAAGAAAACCAGTAATGACACTAGCTCAAATTCAAGGAGCCAAAGCTATTTTAAATTGGCAAGCAGGAGATGATAGAGCTGAGTCTTATACAGTTTACAAAACTATCAAAGAGGGATTTTTTAAAGCTAAAACTATTAAGTTTCAAGGGATTAATGCTTTAAGATTTGAAGATAAAGATATTGTAAGAGGTGTTCAATACAGCTATGCAATTCAAGCAGTTGATAAAAATGGAATTCACTCAGAAATAACAAAAGAGACAGAATTAGTATTACCAAAATTAGCGGAGATTAACTAA